A genome region from Phalacrocorax carbo chromosome 27, bPhaCar2.1, whole genome shotgun sequence includes the following:
- the STAT6 gene encoding signal transducer and activator of transcription 6: MSLWSIISHMPPEEFSGLFTEFPRSLRCLLADWLENQPWEFINGSDAFCTSMAGGMLSAMLEKLRSAASSDGQQCQILQQVSSIENAYRRDPLRLVAVLKAILEGEKAAVLKRDRHLPLSFHRRQEELKFSLGLQRLQHRVREIQALRDGPTASQQRNVPDLQLKTEGKLPESELPTLILEAVKELEVAKQQVLKRIQIWKRQQQLAGNGALFEENLAPLQKRCESLVEVYFQLHQQVMVASAELGAELLPRLLERFNEVLSSLVKSSFLVEKQPPQVLKTQTKFQASVRFLLGPQLLKASAKPYMVRADMVTEKQARELALSAYSNTLSESTGEIMHNVVALETNPTSGTCCANFKNVLLKKIKRCERKGSESVTEEKCAVLFSTNVALNPSNLSIHLQVLSLPIVVIVHGNQDNNAKATVLWDNAFSEIDRVPFVVAERVPWEKMCDTLNLKFMAEVQTTKGLLKEHYFFLAQKIFNDHSASPEDFQSRSVSWAQFNKEILPGRGFTFWQWFDGVLDLTKRCLKSYWSDRLIIGFISKQYVCKLLSTEPDGTFLLRFSDSEIGGVTIAHVIRGKDGSSQVENIQPFSAKDLSIRSLGDRIRDLGQLRNLYPNTPKDQAFGSHYNKEQMGKDGRGYVSTAIKMTVESERDQQPQSTAGGPPEASQPQMFSLPVLQPELHAESLQSVLSPICPPAPFCPQPVPTGYPAGESNVNMMVSDNLGSSFLSTSPMLSPSLVMDPALPRCQDLAFRNPLPFMPNQYMTGEATQLLSGGPSPEPQDEEMPELAPFTSMVDPPLQSSPRWMPPSMDLPPSSEFDQFLQEMSLEGPALCPPFTPPLQRSGYPSPNASCWGLGESRWDDSIRPGQV, translated from the exons AATGCCTACCGGCGAGACCCGCTGCGGCTGGTGGCCGTCCTGAAAGCAATCCTGGAGGGTGAGAAGGCCGCCGTGCTCAAGAGG gacCGCCACCTGCCCCTCAGCTTCCACCGGCGGCAGGAGGAGCTCAAGTTCAGCCTGGGGTTGCAGCGGCTGCAGCACCGTGTCCGTGAAATCCAGGCGCTGCGGGATGGCCCCAcag cctctcagcagcgGAATGTGCCGGACCTGCAgctgaagacagaaggaaaattgcCAGAGAGT GAGCTGCCCACCCTGATTCTGGAGGCTGTGAAAGAGCTGGAGGTGGCCAAGCAGCAGGTGCTGAAGAGGATCCAAATCTGGAAGAGGCAACAGCAGCTGGCCGGGAACGGGGCACTCTTTGAGGAGAACCTAGCTCCGCTGCAAAAGAG GTGTGAGAGCCTGGTCGAGGTTTACTTCCAGCTGCACCAGCAGGTGATGGTGGCGAGCGCAgagctgggggctgagctgttgccccggctcctggagcgGTTCAACGAGGTGTTATCCAGCCTGGTCAAGAG CTCCTTCCTGGTGGAGAAGCAGCCCCCGCAGGTGCTGAAGACACAGACCAAGTTCCAGGCAAGCGTCCGATTCCTGCTGGGCCCTCAGCTACTGAAGGCATCAGCCAAGCCCTACATGGTGCGTGCTGACATGGTGACAGAGAAGCAGGCTCGGGAGCTGGCACTTAGCGCCTACAGTAACACCCTCAG tgagagCACGGGGGAGATCATGCATAACGTGGTGGCCCTGGAGACCAACCCCACCAGTGGGACCTGCTGTGCCAACTTCAAGAACGTG CTGCTGAAGAAGATCAAGCGCTGCGAGCGGAAGGGGTCCGAGTCAGTGACAGAGGAGAAGTGTGCCGTCCTATTCAGCACCAACGTGGCCCTGAACCCCAGCAACCTCTCCATCCACCTCCAG GTCCTGTCTCTGCCCATCGTGGTCATCGTCCACGGGAACCAGGACAATAACGCCAAAGCAACTGTGCTGTGGGATAATGCCTTCTCTGAGATT GACCGGGTGCCCTTTGTGGTGGCCGAGCGGGTGCCCTGGGAGAAGATGTGTGATACGCTGAACCTGAAGTTCATGGCGGAGGTGCAGACCACCAAGGGGCTTCTCAAGGAGCACTACTTCTTCCTGGCCCAAAAGATCTTTAACGACCATAGTGCCAGCCCTGAGGACTTCCAGAGCCGCAGCGTCTCCTGGGCTCAGTTCAACAAG GAGATCCTGCCTGGTCGGGGATTCACCTTCTGGCAGTGGTTTGATGGAGTCCTCGACCTCACCAAGAGATGCCTCAAAAGTTACTGGTCAGACAG GCTGATCATCGGCTTCATCAGCAAGCAGTATGTCTGCAAGCTCCTGAGCACAGAGCCTGATGGGACCTTCCTGCTCCGCTTCAGTGACTCAGAGATCGGGGGTGTCACTATTGCTCACGTCATCCGGGGCAAGGATG GGTCCAGCCAGGTGGAGAACATCCAGCCCTTCTCTGCCAAGGACCTGTCCATCCGGTCCCTTGGCGACCGCATCCGTGATCTGGGGCAGCTCCGCAACCTCtaccccaacacccccaaggACCAGGCGTTTGGGAGTCACTACAACA AAGAGCAGATGGGCAAGGATGGCCGGGGCTACGTCTCCACCGCCATCAAGATGACAGTGGAAAGCGAAAG GGACCAGCAGCCCCAGAGTACTGCGGGGGGTCCTCCTGAGGCCTCCCAGCCTCAGATGTTCAGCTTGCCCGTGCTGCAGCCGGAGCTGCATGCGGAGAGCCTGCAGTCGGTGCTCAGCCCCATCTG CCCCCCTGCTCCCTTctgtccccagcctgtccccacaGGTTACCCTGCAGGTGAGAGCAACGTCAACATGATGGTCTCCGACAACCTCGGGTCCTCCTTCCTCAG CACATCACCAATGCTCTCACCGTCCCTGGTCATGGACCCTGCACTGCCCCGCTGCCAAGACCTTGCCTTCAGGAACCCCTT GCCCTTCATGCCCAACCAGTACATGACAGGGGAGGCCACGCAGCTGCTGTCCGGGGGCCCCTCGCCGGAGCCGCAGGACGAGGAGATGCCCGAACTGGCCCCGTTCACATCGATGGTGGACCCGCCCCTGCAGAGCTCCCCAAGGTG GATGCCGCCCAGCATGGACCTGCCGCCCAGCTCAGAATTCGACCAGTTCCTGCAGGAGATGTCCCTGGAGGGCCCTGCGCTGTGCCCCCCCTTCACGCCCCCCTTGCAGCGCAGCGGGTACCCCAGCCCCAATGCCTCTTGCTGGGGGCTGGGAGAGTCTCGGTGGGATGACAGCATCCGGCCAGGGCAGGTGTGA